Proteins encoded within one genomic window of Eurosta solidaginis isolate ZX-2024a chromosome 1, ASM4086904v1, whole genome shotgun sequence:
- the LOC137238606 gene encoding uncharacterized protein translates to MKIGPSGKLVSHYNYIVSHLKRKRLIKSELSHKDKSTRGAPVVLATSKTFCTDDIANHLTILGSLEKQPDVEVLNSWQITLQYRRTLLTQNKISLNDYYIRFPCLEGELGLRLIESDFNQLYPSKQNRIITNWSNFKNKIINLLLTARRPKEVEEVAIINTLHLLKEEDKDAIIWHFLPRLISAPYIQKLLSGESERLATKKRKITKRRVTVAEARYSSFLIVPNISEIGDTVKRRQEYLSKSNISCQPIAVLVGALDKVEDSYVYIEDKRHRTKSTLSALDFTFKSFFSLNCEYLCAAIQHRKREHNQQITLTPSLSNVPSISIQDPSIDYNSDSEFQEGASQNIAYTSNISKTFGSLLQERVLKLTTKLYSLSDLSKKRIEMIIQDYKSFVNDICFTLLRDYMLSCLDGSEKSLKQRDQIKQSYDILQGCFEDFRTS, encoded by the exons ATGAAAATAGGACCATCAGGAAAGTTAGTATCACATTATAATTACATAGTAAGCCACTTGAAAAGAAAACGGTTAATCAAGAGTGAATTATCGCATAAAGATAAATCGACCAGGGGAGCTCCAGTTGTACTTGCCACTAGCAAAACTTTCTGCACGg ATGACATAGCCAACCACTTAACAATATTGGGAAGTTTAGAAAAACAACCAGACGTCGAAGTATTAAACAGTTGGCAGATCACTCTGCAATATCGCAGAACActtttaacacaaaataaaatatctTTGAATGATTACTATATCCGGTTTCCCTGTTTGGAAGGAGAGCTTGGACTGAGATTG aTTGAGTCTGACTTTAACCAACTTTATCCCAGCAAACAAAACAGAATAATAACAAATTGGAGcaactttaaaaacaaaataataaacttaCTCTTAACGGCCCGACGACCTAAAGAAGTGGAAGAGGTAGCCATTATAAATACTTTACACCTTCTAAAGGAAGAAG ATAAAGACGCAATTATTTGGCACTTTCTACCACGGTTAATATCGGCGCCTTACATTCAAAAACTTTTATCAGGTGAATCAGAGCGACTAgcgacaaaaaaaagaaaaattactaaACGGAGGGTAACTGTGGCAGAGGCTCGTTATTCATCGTTTTTGATTGTTCCG AATATTTCGGAAATCGGCGATACTGTGAAACGCAGGCAAGAATATTTATCCAAAAGCAATATATCCTGCCAACCAATAGCAGTTCTTGTCGGAGCTTTAGATAAAGTTGAAGATTCTTACGTTTATATCGAGGACAAACGGCACAGAACAAAATCGACCTTATCAGCACTTGATTttacatttaaaagttttttttctctAAATTGTGAATATCTATGTGCTGCAATCCAA CATCGGAAACGGGAACACAATCAGCAAATAACTTTAACACCTTCACTTTCAAATGTACCTAGTATTTCAATTCAAGACCCATCGATTGACTACAATTCAGATAGTGAATTTCAAGAG GGTGCATCTCAAAATATAGCATATACATCGAATATTTCTAAAACGTTTGGAAGTTTGTTACAAGAACGTGTTCTTAAGTTGACAACTAAATTGTATAGTCTTTCTGATTTATCCAAAAAAAGAATTGAAATGATAATTCAAGATTATAAATCATTCGTTAATGATATTTGTTTTACACTGTTAAGAGATTATATGTTAAGCTGTTTGGATGGGTCAGAAAAAAGCTTAAAACAGAGAGACCAAATTAAACAATCATATGATATTTTACAAGGCTGTTTTGAGGATTTTCGGACATCATAA
- the LOC137236673 gene encoding uncharacterized protein, which produces MWNDLDEWGMNHLEPVIKEVSPLPQALETCTQTDIGSRNSQRANSNSDEDILDITEFTSGSDKNRSGNLKDSDTDPGLRKFKVNKTDTPFMLYDYLTNDIDGKAIIKAYEGKNFNAKYVTY; this is translated from the exons ATGTGGAATGATCTGGATGAATGGGGCATGAATCATTTGGAGCCCGTAATAAAAG AAGTTTCACCATTGCCGCAAGCATTAGAAACTTGCACCCAAACCGATATAGGGAGCCGTAACTCACAAAGAGCAAATTCTAACTCTGATGAAGATATACTGGACATAACAGAATTCACTTCAGGCAGTGATAAAAATAGATCTGGAAATTTAAAAG ATAGTGATACTGATCCCGGCCTacgaaaatttaaagttaataaaaCCGATACTCCTTTC ATGCTATACGATTACCTCACTAATGATATTGACGGAAAAGCTATAATAAAAGCTTACGAGGGAAAAAATTTTAATGCAAAGTACGTAACTTATTAG